A region of the Pseudarthrobacter sp. MM222 genome:
GAACTGACGGGCTGTAGCGCAGCTTGGTAGCGCACTTGACTGGGGGTCAAGGGGTCGCAGGTTCAAATCCTGTCAGCCCGACCAACAAAGACACAGGCTAAAGGCCGCTTCCGGAGAAATCCGGAGGCGGCCTTTTGCTGTTAACCGGCCGTGGTGGTATCGGGGATGGCCGCGGGGAAAGCTGCGCGGAGCGCCGCAAGCAGCCGGCCGAAGATCTCATCCTCGCTTCCCATGCCGTCGACGCTCAGGAGGATCCCGCGCCGTGAGTAGGCTGCGGCCACGGGCTCGGTCTCATGGTGGTATAGCTCCAGGCGGTGCCGGATCACGTCCTCGGTATCGTCGCTACGTCCGGTCATGGTGGCGCGGTGCAGCAGACGGCGGACGAGTTCGGGATCGTCAACCGTCAATTGGAGTGCAACGTCCAGCTCCTGCCCGTTGGCGGCAAGGATGATGTCGAGTTCAGCCAGTTGCGCCGTGTTTCGGGGATACCCGTCCAAAAGGAACCCGGCCCTGACGTCATCCTGGTTCAGGCGATCACGCACCACCCGGTTCGTCAGGGTGTCGGGCACCAGGTCGCCCGCGTCCAGATGCACGCTGACTTCCCGGCCGAGCGGCGTCCGGTTCTTCACGTGGTCGCGGAAGACCTCGCCAGTGGACACTCCGGTCATGCCGAGGCGCCGGGACAACCGTTCGGCCTGGGTGCCCTTGCCGCACCCCGGCGGGCCCATAATCAGCATTCGCATCATTGAGACACTCCCTGTTGAGACATCTCCCTATTTCAGGAACTTTGACGTCCGGCGGTCGGCCAGGATCTTTCCCTTCGTCTGGCACGTCGGACAATACTGCAGGGCGGTGTCGGCGAAGGAGACCTCCCGGACCGTGTCCCCGCATACCGGGCAGGCCTCGCCGGTCCGGGCGTGAACTCTCATGTGGCTGCGCTTGGCGTCCTTGAGTTCCGACGGCGCCTTGCCCTGGGCGTCCTGCAGGGCGGTCCCCAAAATGCCGTGGATGGCGTCATATAGGCCCTGGACCGCGTTTCGGTCCAGGGACTTGGCAGTCGCGAAGGGTGATGTCCTGGCTGCGTGCAGGATCTCGTCGCTGTAGGCGTTTCCGATGCCGGCGATCACGCTCTGGCTCCGCAGCAGGCCCTTCACCTGCTGGGAGCTGGACCCAAGGATCTGCACCAGGGTATCGACGTCGAATCCTGGACTGAAGGGATCTGGTCCCAGCGCCGCGATGCCGGGAACGTCGTGCGGGTCCCGGACCACATAGACCGCGAGGCCCTTTTTCGTGCCCGCCTCTGTCAGGTCCACGCCGAGCGGGCCGGACGCGCCGGAGAATGACAGCCGCACCGCGATGGGTCCCTTGCCCATTTTCAGCTGGATGTCAGTGGGGGTCTCGGTGAAGCGGACCCAGCCGGCCCTCGCCAGGTGGAAAACAAAATACAGCCCGTCGGCCTCCATGCTGATGAACTTGCCGAAGCGGCGGACTCCGGTCACTGCCCGGCCCTCAAGTTCGGAGAACGGGGGATCGGCCGTCTTGAGCACCGCTACCGAGGCGATCTGGATCTTTGTGACGGCGGCTCCGCGCAGGTGCTCGTCGAGAAAGTCCGTCAGGGCCGCCACTTCCGGAAGCTCGGGCATGGCTTAGCCTTGATCGGCTTTGCTGTCGAGGCCCCGCACGTCTCTTTTCAGAACGGCTGCCTGTGCAAGTTCTGTCATGGCACCATCATGGCAGAGTCCTCCCGGGCGCCGGCCGCATCTGCCTATACTTTCAGCGGCGGGCAGTTCGATTGGCCGCCGTGACATTGGTGATTGACCCGATGAAAGGCCCGTCATGAGCATCATTCCCGAAGAGCTGTCCTACACCGCAGAACACGAGTGGGTTTCGGCCCCGAACGCCGACGGAGTCGTGCGCGTGGGCATCACCGATTTTGCCCAGGACGCCCTCGGGGACGTCGTCTACGCCCAGATGCCCGAAGTAGGCACCGCGATCAAGGCAAACGACGTCGTCGGCGAAGTCGAATCCACCAAGAGTGTGAGCGACATCTACGCCCCCGTCTCGGGCGAAGTGGTGTCCCGGAACGAGTCGCTGGATACGGATTCGGCCCTGATCAACTCGGATCCGTACGGCGAGGGCTGGCTGATTGAAATCAAGCTGGCCGAGCCCGACGCCGTCGAGTCGCTCCTCAGTGCGTCGGAGTACGAACAACAGGTAGGCTAAAGGAAACGGTCTACGGGCCGGGCCGTTGCAATTAGATCGACGGCCCGCCCGGGGCCGTACCGGATCTGCCAGGCATTTCCGGACGGCATGCGTTGTTTGCAGGCGGGACACCTGCAACGAATGGAGGATTCAATGTTTGGGCACGAACGGAACGCCACAGGTGACCGTCGCGGCGCGCGTGGAGTGAAAGCTTCGGAGACCACGTCGATCAACCTCACCCCGGTGCGCGACGAACCCACCATCCCTCCGAAGGTTTCCGCCGACGAGCGGACGGCCGTCGAGTCGTTGCCGTTTGGTTCCGCCCTGCTGATCGCCCACTCCGGGCCGAATAGCGGCGCACGCTTCCTGCTGGATTCAGATATCACGACGGCGGGCCGCCACCCGGACGCCGATATTTTCCTCGACGACGTCACGGTTTCACGCCGCCACGTCGAATTCCGCCGCACGGCACGCAGCTTCGAAGTTGTGGACACCGGAAGCTTGAACGGCACTTACGTAAATCATGACCGCGTCGACAGCGTTGAGCTGAAGTCCGGCAACGAAGTGCAGATCGGGAAGTTCCGCCTCACCTTCTACCTGAGCCCTGCCCGCGCAGCAGGCAACAACTGATTCCGGGGTAGCTGCCTGTGGCAATGGCACAAGCGGAACGGCGCGGACCCCAGGTCCTGAACATCGGGGAAGTCCTGGCTCAACTGAGCGACGATTTCCCTAACATGACCGCGTCGAAGATCCGGTTCCTTGAGGAAAAGGGCCTCATCAACCCGCAGCGGACACCCGCCGGGTACCGGCAGTACGCGGAGAGCGACGTCGAGCGCCTGCGCTTCGTGCTGTCCTTGCAGCGCGACCAATACCTCCCGCTGAAGGTCATCAAGGACTACCTTGACGCGATCGACCGCGGCGAACGCCCGGACAACCTGCCCCCGGGCGTCACGGTCTCTCCACGGATCGTGTCCGCGGAACTGGCCTCCGAGCTGCAGAACCGGGTGCGGCGGCTGAGCGAAGAACAGCTCCGCACCGAGTCCGGTGCCAGCGTTCCCCTGCTTGAGTCGCTGTTGAGCTATGGCCTGATCGGACACGTCAACGGCAAGTTCGACGAAAATGCCCTCCAGGTGGCCCGCGCCTGCGTGCAGTTGGAGACCCACGGCCTGGAACCACGTCACCTGCGGCCCTTCCAGGCAGCCGCCGACCGTGAATTCGGCCTCGTGGAGCGTGCGGTGGCGACCCTGACCTCGCGGAAGGACGCCGCCTCCCAGGCCCGCGCCGCCGAGGCTGCGCGGGAACTTAGCGAGCTGTGCCTCTCGCTGCACCGGGCCCTGGTCCAGGACCGCATTTCGAGAATGGACATCTGATGATCGAGGTGGAGATTGTAGGCGTGCGGATCGAGTTGCCGTCCAACCAGCCGCTGGTCCTGCTTAAGGAGATCCACGGGGAACGCCACGTGCCGATCTGGATCGGCACCCCGGAAGCCAGCGCCATTGCCCTGGCCCAGCAGGGTGTGGTCCCGCCGCGGCCCATGACCCACGACCTGCTGGTGGACGTCGTGGAGTCCCTGGGGCACAACATCGTCAGTGTCAACATCGTGGCGGTGGAAGACAACATCTTCTATGGCCAGCTCCAGTTCGAGAACGGCACCACCGTCAGCTCCCGGGCGTCCGATGCGCTGGCCCTCGCGCTGCGCGCAAAATGCCGGATCTGGTGCGCCGACGCCGTCATGGACGAGGCCGGCGTCCGCATCACCGAACACGACGAGGGCGAGGATACCCACCCCGGCCCGGCCGTGGATGAAGAAGGCGAGCTGCGGCGCTTCCGCGAGTTCCTCGACGACGTCGAACCCGAGGACTTCGCCGGCTGAGCCGGTAACAGCCTCCGTTAAGGTTAAAGTCGAGGATGAAACTTTCGACACGCCCCCCGAATAAGCCGAACGTCTTTGACCTTGGGCTTCGGCGGGCCTAACGTCGGAGGTACAAGTTCCCATTGCATACAACAGCCGCGCAAGTCACACTGGAATGTGCAGCCCGGCTAATTACACGGATGATCTTTGCTCCGTGTGTTGGTAACTCAGCCGGTCAGCTGACCGGTGATGCTGCACCTTCCCTCGGGGAGCCATGACAAGGAGGATCCACGTGAGTCCGAAAGGCGAAGCGGGCGAGCTCAAGCACCCCTCGACGGCTGGCGTAGCCGTACCCGCCAGCGGTGCCCAGGGTCTGCTGTTCACCGAGGATCTTCCCGTCCTGGACGAAGACGCGGGCTATCGCGGGCCCACCGCTTGCAAGGCCGCCGGCATCACCTACCGCCAACTGGACTACTGGGCCCGGACCGGGCTCGTTGAACCCGCCGTGCGCGGTGCCGCCGGATCGGGCTCGCAGCGGCTCTATGGCTTCCGGGACATCCTGGTCCTCAAAGTCGTCAAGCGGCTCCTGGATACGGGCGTCTCACTCCAGCAAATCCGCACGGCCGTTGAACACCTGCGCGAACGTGGCGTCGAGGATCTGGCCCAGATCACGCTGATGAGCGACGGCGCCAGCGTCTATGAGTGCACCTCGGCTGACGAGGTCATCGATCTCGTGCAGGGCGGACAGGGAGTCTTTGGTATTGCCGTGGGCAGGGTCTGGCGTGAAGTCGAGGGCAGCCTCGCGGCGCTTCCCAGCGAACACGCCGCGGTCCAGTCCTTCCCCGACGACGAACTCAGCAAGCGCCGGGCCACCCGTAAGACCGGCTGACCTGGATAACCCAGACACACACAGCAAAGGCCGCCTTCTTTCGGAAGGCGGCCTTTGTTGTCTGTCCCCGGCTGCTGCCTGTCCAGGCGCAGATGCCGGAAGCGGGCCTAACGCTGGCTGCGGTTGCGGACGCTGCCGGTGGACTTCAGCAGGCTCGCCAGCAGCGCATCGAACAGCGCCGCGGCGTTCTTTGCCGAGTCGCCGGGCCAGTGGTGAATGGAGTGGGCAGCGCCCTGGATCTGCTGCCAGTTGGCCTGTTCCGGGATGTGCGGGGCGAGAAGCAGGTCACCGAACATGGACTGCATCTCCGACAGCCTGAAGGTGTGCTCGGCGGAACCGCTGCGCACCCGGTTGGCGACAATGCCCGCAGGGGTCAGGTTCGGGGCGAATTCCTTGCGGAACAGCTGGATCGCCCGCATCGTGCGCTCCGTGCCGGCAACGGAGAAAAGCCCGGGTTCTGCCACCAGGGTGACTTTGTCGCTGGCGGACCAGGCCATCCTGGTGAGTCCGTTCAGTGACGGCGGGCAGTCAACCAGAACCAGCTCGTAGCCGCTGGCTCCGGCCAGCACCGCGGAGAGCCGGCGCAGGTCGCGGCGGCCAAGGTCCGGCCGGTCGTAGATGCCGGTGTAGGCGGAACCGACGGCAACATCCAGTACGGCGGGGGCGGAGCCGTTGTTTCCCGCCCGCTCCACCCAGCCGCTGGGAACGACGTTCTCGGCCAGGCGCGCGCGCCGGGGTGCCTTGAGCATCCTGCCGATATCCAGCTGGTCCGTCGGCCGGACTCCTAGGGCAGTGCTCGCATCCGCATGGGGGTCAAGGTCGACGACGAGGGTGGGGATGCCGGCGGCCATCGCTGCGGACGCCAATCCGGTGGTCACCGATGTCTTACCGACACCGCCTTTGAGGCTGCTGATGCTGACTACTTGCACGTGAAAAACCAATACCTAACGCCGGTTGCCGGGACGGGGTCCTGCCGGCTCCTGCGTTCTAAGGAGCCGGGGCGAGCATGCGCCACCCACACCCTCATCATATGTTGACCGTCCGTCGATTCCAGTCTCATCGGGTGGAGGGGCGGCAGATCGTCCGGAAGCACTCGCCGGCCGGCCGGCGGTCTTGCGCGCAGGGGTCCTACGTGACGCATAATGCTGTGATGGTGGCCACAATGATTTGTGTTTGGCTACGCCGGTCTTAGACACTGTGAGCACTTACCGATACGCCCGCAATGATGCAGGAGAAGTATGTTTTCCAAGATTCTGGTGGCCAACCGCGGCGAAATCGCGATCCGTGCCTTCCGCGCCGGCTACGAGCTCGGCGCCAAGACTGTAGCCGTGTTCCCCAACGAGGACCGTAATTCGATCCACCGCCAGAAGGCCGACGAGGCGTATCTGATCGGCGAAGAGGGCCATCCGGTCCGGGCATACCTCGACGTCGACGAGGTAGTGCGTGTGGCCAAGGAGTCCGGGGCCGATGCCATCTACCCCGGTTACGGTTTCCTCTCCGAGAACCCGCGCCTGGCGCGGGCCGCTGCCGAAGCCGGCATCACCTTCGTGGGTCCGCCCGCTGAGGTGCTGGAACTGGCCGGCAACAAGGTGGCCGCCCTTGAGGCTGCCCGCAAGGCCGGCGTCCCCGTCCTGAAGTCCAGCCAGCCGTCCAAGGACCTCGACGAACTCATCGCCGCAGCCGACGAGATCGGCTTCCCCATCTTCGCCAAGGCCGTTGCCGGCGGCGGAGGCCGCGGGATGCGGCGCGTGGATACCCGGGAGGGCCTGCCCGAGGCCCTGAAGGCGGCAATGCGTGAAGCAGACGCCGCCTTTGGTGACCCTACGATGTTCCTCGAACAGGCCGTGCTGCGCCCCCGGCACATCGAGGTCCAGATCCTGGCCGACGCCGAGGGCAACGTCATGCACCTCTTCGAGCGTGACTGTTCCATCCAGCGCCGCCACCAGAAGGTCATCGAAATCGCCCCGGCACCGAACCTGGACGAAGGCATCCGGCAGGCGCTCTACCGCGACGCCGTGAAGTTCGCCAAGGCGCTGAACTACGTCAACGCCGGCACCGTAGAGTTCCTGGTCGACACGGTCGGGGAGCGCGCCGGCCAGCACGTGTTCATCGAAATGAACCCGCGCATCCAAGTCGAGCACACCGTG
Encoded here:
- a CDS encoding adenylate kinase, producing MMRMLIMGPPGCGKGTQAERLSRRLGMTGVSTGEVFRDHVKNRTPLGREVSVHLDAGDLVPDTLTNRVVRDRLNQDDVRAGFLLDGYPRNTAQLAELDIILAANGQELDVALQLTVDDPELVRRLLHRATMTGRSDDTEDVIRHRLELYHHETEPVAAAYSRRGILLSVDGMGSEDEIFGRLLAALRAAFPAAIPDTTTAG
- a CDS encoding Fpg/Nei family DNA glycosylase, with amino-acid sequence MPELPEVAALTDFLDEHLRGAAVTKIQIASVAVLKTADPPFSELEGRAVTGVRRFGKFISMEADGLYFVFHLARAGWVRFTETPTDIQLKMGKGPIAVRLSFSGASGPLGVDLTEAGTKKGLAVYVVRDPHDVPGIAALGPDPFSPGFDVDTLVQILGSSSQQVKGLLRSQSVIAGIGNAYSDEILHAARTSPFATAKSLDRNAVQGLYDAIHGILGTALQDAQGKAPSELKDAKRSHMRVHARTGEACPVCGDTVREVSFADTALQYCPTCQTKGKILADRRTSKFLK
- the gcvH gene encoding glycine cleavage system protein GcvH → MSIIPEELSYTAEHEWVSAPNADGVVRVGITDFAQDALGDVVYAQMPEVGTAIKANDVVGEVESTKSVSDIYAPVSGEVVSRNESLDTDSALINSDPYGEGWLIEIKLAEPDAVESLLSASEYEQQVG
- a CDS encoding FHA domain-containing protein, producing MFGHERNATGDRRGARGVKASETTSINLTPVRDEPTIPPKVSADERTAVESLPFGSALLIAHSGPNSGARFLLDSDITTAGRHPDADIFLDDVTVSRRHVEFRRTARSFEVVDTGSLNGTYVNHDRVDSVELKSGNEVQIGKFRLTFYLSPARAAGNN
- the ftsR gene encoding transcriptional regulator FtsR, with the translated sequence MAQAERRGPQVLNIGEVLAQLSDDFPNMTASKIRFLEEKGLINPQRTPAGYRQYAESDVERLRFVLSLQRDQYLPLKVIKDYLDAIDRGERPDNLPPGVTVSPRIVSAELASELQNRVRRLSEEQLRTESGASVPLLESLLSYGLIGHVNGKFDENALQVARACVQLETHGLEPRHLRPFQAAADREFGLVERAVATLTSRKDAASQARAAEAARELSELCLSLHRALVQDRISRMDI
- a CDS encoding bifunctional nuclease family protein — its product is MIEVEIVGVRIELPSNQPLVLLKEIHGERHVPIWIGTPEASAIALAQQGVVPPRPMTHDLLVDVVESLGHNIVSVNIVAVEDNIFYGQLQFENGTTVSSRASDALALALRAKCRIWCADAVMDEAGVRITEHDEGEDTHPGPAVDEEGELRRFREFLDDVEPEDFAG
- a CDS encoding MerR family transcriptional regulator, translated to MSPKGEAGELKHPSTAGVAVPASGAQGLLFTEDLPVLDEDAGYRGPTACKAAGITYRQLDYWARTGLVEPAVRGAAGSGSQRLYGFRDILVLKVVKRLLDTGVSLQQIRTAVEHLRERGVEDLAQITLMSDGASVYECTSADEVIDLVQGGQGVFGIAVGRVWREVEGSLAALPSEHAAVQSFPDDELSKRRATRKTG
- a CDS encoding ParA family protein, whose product is MQVVSISSLKGGVGKTSVTTGLASAAMAAGIPTLVVDLDPHADASTALGVRPTDQLDIGRMLKAPRRARLAENVVPSGWVERAGNNGSAPAVLDVAVGSAYTGIYDRPDLGRRDLRRLSAVLAGASGYELVLVDCPPSLNGLTRMAWSASDKVTLVAEPGLFSVAGTERTMRAIQLFRKEFAPNLTPAGIVANRVRSGSAEHTFRLSEMQSMFGDLLLAPHIPEQANWQQIQGAAHSIHHWPGDSAKNAAALFDALLASLLKSTGSVRNRSQR